The stretch of DNA TATATTGAGCAACAAACAGATGACTGTGGAGACCAAATTAGGGAAGATCCTAACCCAGAAgccaaaatattttttgatatgtTGAAAGCTGCGCAAGCTCCCTTGTATAATGGTTGTGAAAATTATTCTGAACTTTCTGCTGCAATACAAGCTTTAAGTATCAAGTCAGACTTCAATATCTCTGAGACTTGCTTTAATCAATGGATGGATTTTATGGGAAAGGCGTTGCCAAATGACAATCGAATGCCTGAAAACTTCTATCGTGCAAAGAAATCAGTGGAAAAGCTTGGATTGGGTTGCATAAAGATTCATTGTTGCCCTAATGGATGTATGATATATTACTTTCCTGATGATAAAAATCTTCGTAGTTGTAAAATTTGTGGTGAAGATCGTTACAAAAGCGTCATTAGAAATGGTAAGGCTAGAGAAGTTCCTTTAAAAAAGATGTGGTATTTCCCTCTTATCCCAAGGCTTCAAAGACTTTATTCGTCAATGCAAACTGCAAGCCAAATGAGGTGGCATCGTGAGAATATAAGAGATCCAGGCTATTTATCGCATCCATCTGATGGAGAGGCATGGAAGCATTTTGATGAAAGATATCCCGAATTTTCAATGGACCCTCGAAATGTGAGGCTAGGATTGTGTGCTGATGGATTTGCACCATTTGATCAAACAGGTAGGACATATTCATGTTGGCCAATAATTcttactccttacaatcttccacCTTGGATGTGCATGAGAAGAGAGTTCTTATTCTTAACCATTATAATTCCTGGCCCTTCCAATCCAAAAGGGAAGATTGATGTGTACATGCAGCCACTTATAGATGACCTTAAACTTTTATGGAATTCTGGTGTGATGACTTATGATGTCTCACTACAGCAGAATTTTATCATGAAGGCTTGTTTATTATGGACAATTATTGACTTCCCTGCATATGGGATGTTGTCTGGCTGGATGACAATGGGAAAACTAGCTTGTCCAATATGCATGGAGAATACAAAAGCATTCACCCTTCAACATAGTcgaaaaactacattttttgaCTGTCATCGACAATTCTTGCCCTTTGATCATTGCTACAGAAGGAATAAGAATTCTTTTAGAAAGAGGAAAGATGAGACAACGTTGCCCCCACAAAGGTTGACAAATGAAGAAATATGGGAAAAAGTCAAGCATTTACCAAGCATAATTGGACCTCCATATGATAATTTGTCGGGGTATGGAGTTTTTCACAACTGGACCAAAAAATCCATCTTTTGGGAGTTACCGTATTGGAAAACAAATCTTCTCCCACATAATCTAGATGTCATGCATATTGAGAGAAATGTGTTTCTCAATATATTGTATACAATAATGGACACCAAGGGCAAAACGAAGGACACTTTTAATGCTAGACTTCACTTGGCAGATATTTGTAGAAGGAAAGATTTAGAGCTACAAGATGGTGGAGGGGGAAAGCTAAAAAAGCCGAAAGCAAATTACAcattaacaaaacaacaaagattATTTGTGTGTGAGTGGATAAAAAAACTGAAGTTACCAGATGGGTATGCCTCTACCTTGTCTAGATGTGTTGATATGCGAGAAGCAAAGTTATTTGGaatgaaaagtcatgattgcCATGTGTTCTTGCAACACTTTCTCCCAATTGCATTCAAAGCTCTACCAAAACCTATTTGGAACACACTTACAGAGTTTAGTCAATTCTTTCGAGAGCTTACTTCACCTTTACTAAAAGAGGATAATATACGTGTAATGGAGCAAAATATTCCAATCATTTTGTGTAAGCTTGAACAAATATTTCCCCCTAGTTTCTTTGACTCTATGGAGCATCTTCCAATTCATTTGCCGTTTGAAGCTAGGGTTGGCGGTCCTGTGCAATACCGGTGGATGTATCCTTTTGAAAGGTTGGGTCatctatcaaatttttaaattaattaccatgCAATACATATTGTATTAATCTcttcaaatacttttattagGTTTATTCGTACCTTAAAAGACAAAGTCACCAACACAGCTGCTGTTGAGGGCTCTATTTGTGAAGCATACTTAGTGGAGGAGACCTCTACATTTGCATCATACTATTATCCACCTGATGTTCCATGTAGGAGGACAAGAGTTCCACGAAATGATGATGGAGGTGAAGGTTGTTTTGCTGCACAACCCCtatctatatttaattatcCCGGACGTCCTTCTAGAAAATGCACCTCGTGTTTCTTagaagaaagagaaatgaaAGCTGCACAATTATATGTTCTTCTTAACTGTCCAGAAGTTGAGCCATTTTTGTCATAAACACTTATATACGTTATTCTTTCAGTTGCTGATTTCTTTGAAAAACAATAAAGTTGCTTAACATGTGAATTTATTGTAGCCTGTATACAAATTTGCTACAAGAACTTGGTGTAAGCGACT from Cicer arietinum cultivar CDC Frontier isolate Library 1 unplaced genomic scaffold, Cicar.CDCFrontier_v2.0 Ca_scaffold_2955_v2.0, whole genome shotgun sequence encodes:
- the LOC101505019 gene encoding uncharacterized protein gives rise to the protein MEIPEHRKWMVNRMGPDQRRVTDEYMAGVFEVAQFAWAQEKFKKEGKLRCPCKICKCKKHQLVGDVMGHLCMKGFMDGYYYWTNHGEKRPPIPPVVSNNYYKCSGVREDFNDFEQMVMDVAGPSLGTYIEQQTDDCGDQIREDPNPEAKIFFDMLKAAQAPLYNGCENYSELSAAIQALSIKSDFNISETCFNQWMDFMGKALPNDNRMPENFYRAKKSVEKLGLGCIKIHCCPNGCMIYYFPDDKNLRSCKICGEDRYKSVIRNGKAREVPLKKMWYFPLIPRLQRLYSSMQTASQMRWHRENIRDPGYLSHPSDGEAWKHFDERYPEFSMDPRNVRLGLCADGFAPFDQTGRTYSCWPIILTPYNLPPWMCMRREFLFLTIIIPGPSNPKGKIDVYMQPLIDDLKLLWNSGVMTYDVSLQQNFIMKACLLWTIIDFPAYGMLSGWMTMGKLACPICMENTKAFTLQHSRKTTFFDCHRQFLPFDHCYRRNKNSFRKRKDETTLPPQRLTNEEIWEKVKHLPSIIGPPYDNLSGYGVFHNWTKKSIFWELPYWKTNLLPHNLDVMHIERNVFLNILYTIMDTKGKTKDTFNARLHLADICRRKDLELQDGGGGKLKKPKANYTLTKQQRLFVCEWIKKLKLPDGYASTLSRCVDMREAKLFGMKSHDCHVFLQHFLPIAFKALPKPIWNTLTEFSQFFRELTSPLLKEDNIRVMEQNIPIILCKLEQIFPPSFFDSMEHLPIHLPFEARVGGPVQYRWMYPFERFIRTLKDKVTNTAAVEGSICEAYLVEETSTFASYYYPPDVPCRRTRVPRNDDGGEGCFAAQPLSIFNYPGRPSRKCTSCFLEEREMKAAQLYVLLNCPEVEPFLS